The following coding sequences are from one Pseudonocardia sp. EC080619-01 window:
- a CDS encoding HpcH/HpaI aldolase/citrate lyase family protein — MTGTFKQALADGRPQLGLWLGLPCTESAEIVAAAGFDWLVLDGEHGPFDLAVIKSQLLAVASHPGVEPVVRVPTGLGGYGEAMLKRCLDLGARTVLVPMIESAAQAREVVRHCRYPAAGVRGVAAARAAAWGRDRGYFDRANDEICILVQVETVDGIAALDEIVAVDGVDGVFFGPSDLSASLGLLGQPEDPQVRTTVEDAVGRVRKAGRAAGVLTRRHESAVRYLEAGATFVAVGTDAALLVESSDRLRAMF, encoded by the coding sequence GTGACGGGCACCTTCAAGCAGGCCCTCGCCGACGGGCGTCCCCAGCTCGGCCTGTGGCTGGGGCTGCCCTGCACCGAGTCGGCCGAGATCGTCGCCGCCGCCGGCTTCGACTGGCTCGTCCTCGACGGGGAGCACGGCCCCTTCGACCTCGCGGTGATCAAGTCCCAGCTGCTGGCCGTCGCGTCCCACCCCGGCGTCGAACCGGTCGTCCGGGTCCCGACCGGCCTCGGCGGCTACGGGGAGGCGATGCTGAAGCGCTGCCTCGACCTGGGCGCCCGCACGGTCCTCGTCCCGATGATCGAGTCGGCCGCCCAGGCGCGGGAGGTCGTCCGGCACTGCCGTTACCCCGCCGCGGGGGTGCGCGGAGTCGCCGCCGCCCGTGCCGCCGCCTGGGGCCGGGACCGGGGGTACTTCGACCGGGCGAACGACGAGATCTGCATCCTGGTCCAGGTCGAGACCGTGGACGGCATCGCCGCGCTGGACGAGATCGTCGCGGTCGACGGTGTGGACGGCGTCTTCTTCGGACCGTCCGACCTGTCGGCGTCACTCGGGCTGCTCGGGCAGCCCGAGGACCCCCAGGTACGGACGACCGTGGAGGACGCCGTCGGACGGGTCCGGAAGGCGGGCCGGGCGGCGGGGGTCCTCACCCGCCGGCACGAGTCGGCCGTCCGCTACCTGGAGGCCGGGGCCACGTTCGTCGCGGTCGGCACCGACGCGGCACTGCTCGTCGAAAGCTCGGACCGGTTGCGGGCGATGTTCTGA
- a CDS encoding amidohydrolase family protein: MAPQGACRGRAVPRPADRRPHHHLWDHPGYPYLLDEFTADATTGHDVVATVFTECLSEYRTEGPEALRPVGETEFVAGVAGRAAGGASPVRVGAVIIGFADLRLGAAVEDVLRAHQDAGDGRFRGIRFATSWDSDPDIENSHTGSAPHLLGDPDVRAGMAVLSDLGLVLDTWVFFPQLDDVARAADALPDLSVVLDHCGGPLGYGHYAGHRDEDFAAWRRGVRAVAERPNVTCKIGGLVARLAAFDYRTAERPPSSTELATLWRPWIETCIEAFGPDRCMFESNYPVDKVGVPYATLWNTFKQVTAAMTEAERLDLFSGTASRVYSL; the protein is encoded by the coding sequence CTGGCTCCGCAAGGCGCCTGCCGAGGACGTGCTGTTCCCCGACCTGCCGATCGTCGACCCCACCACCACCTCTGGGACCACCCCGGCTACCCGTACCTGCTCGACGAGTTCACCGCGGACGCCACCACCGGCCACGACGTCGTCGCGACCGTGTTCACCGAGTGCCTGTCGGAGTACCGCACCGAGGGACCGGAGGCGCTGCGCCCCGTCGGCGAGACCGAGTTCGTCGCCGGTGTCGCCGGACGGGCCGCCGGCGGTGCCTCGCCGGTCCGGGTCGGCGCCGTGATCATCGGGTTCGCCGACCTCCGGCTCGGCGCCGCCGTCGAGGACGTGCTGCGCGCCCACCAGGACGCCGGCGACGGCCGCTTCAGGGGGATCCGGTTCGCCACGAGCTGGGACAGCGACCCCGACATCGAGAACAGCCACACCGGCAGCGCCCCGCACCTGCTCGGGGACCCCGACGTCCGCGCGGGCATGGCGGTCCTGAGCGACCTGGGCCTCGTGCTCGACACCTGGGTCTTCTTCCCCCAGCTGGACGACGTCGCCCGGGCCGCCGACGCCCTCCCCGACCTGTCCGTGGTGCTCGACCACTGCGGTGGCCCGCTCGGATACGGCCACTACGCCGGTCACCGGGACGAGGACTTCGCCGCCTGGCGCCGCGGCGTGCGCGCGGTCGCGGAGCGGCCCAACGTGACCTGCAAGATCGGCGGGCTCGTCGCCCGACTCGCCGCCTTCGACTACCGCACCGCCGAGCGGCCGCCGTCCTCGACGGAGCTCGCCACGCTGTGGCGGCCGTGGATCGAGACCTGCATCGAGGCCTTCGGACCGGACCGGTGCATGTTCGAGAGCAACTATCCCGTCGACAAGGTCGGCGTCCCCTACGCCACGCTGTGGAACACCTTCAAGCAGGTGACGGCGGCGATGACGGAGGCGGAGCGGCTCGATCTCTTCTCGGGCACGGCGAGCCGAGTCTACTCGCTGTGA
- a CDS encoding MFS transporter: protein MTLDRTSEQAPGNVEDDTQRRRAMWSALLGTLVEYYDFYLYSLLAAVAIGPLFFPGSDPAAALLASFATLAVGFVARPVGALLMTAVGDRLGRRNVLLVTVLAMGIASLLIGLLPTYDTIGVWAPVLLVVLRVVQGLAAGGEFGGGLLMSMEYARDERRGLASSAPQVGLYAGIILANASLLLVSLLPREMFLGWGWRLPFYFSLVLVAVTLWVRAGVDETPVFERAKRRKELAHRPLRDLFRTQWRGLAVVVLAAFAVTTASAFNSSYKPAYAIQLGFTSSQALTITLLGTSTGLLFVPLFAGLSDRWGRKRLAVGGIVLIPFTAWVAFEALGTGSFGLAIVAAVLPAVAHSMAFGPVGAWIAEMFPTRFRYGGASIGFQLAATLGAGFFPLIATGLSAAAGGPPHYGLVLTYLVMASVISLVGVNLARETARVTFDEIDATGKDTP from the coding sequence ATGACGCTGGACCGCACTTCCGAACAGGCTCCCGGGAACGTCGAGGACGACACGCAGCGCCGTCGCGCGATGTGGTCCGCCCTGCTCGGGACACTGGTGGAGTACTACGACTTCTACCTCTACAGCCTCCTCGCCGCGGTGGCGATCGGGCCGCTGTTCTTCCCCGGGAGCGACCCCGCCGCGGCGTTGCTCGCGTCCTTCGCGACCCTCGCGGTCGGGTTCGTCGCCCGCCCGGTCGGTGCCCTGCTGATGACCGCGGTCGGCGACCGCCTGGGCAGGCGCAACGTCCTGCTCGTCACGGTGCTCGCGATGGGGATCGCGTCCCTGCTCATCGGCCTGCTCCCCACCTACGACACGATCGGCGTCTGGGCGCCGGTCCTGCTCGTCGTCCTCCGCGTCGTGCAGGGGCTCGCCGCGGGCGGGGAGTTCGGCGGCGGGCTGCTGATGTCGATGGAGTACGCCCGCGACGAACGCCGCGGCCTCGCCAGCAGCGCACCGCAGGTGGGGCTCTACGCCGGGATCATCCTGGCGAACGCGAGCCTGCTGCTCGTCTCCCTGCTCCCGCGCGAGATGTTCCTCGGATGGGGCTGGCGCCTCCCCTTCTACTTCTCCCTCGTCCTCGTCGCCGTCACCCTGTGGGTGCGCGCCGGGGTCGACGAGACCCCGGTCTTCGAGCGGGCGAAGCGCCGCAAGGAGCTCGCGCACCGCCCGTTGCGCGATCTCTTCCGCACGCAGTGGCGTGGCCTCGCCGTCGTCGTCCTCGCAGCCTTCGCCGTGACCACCGCGTCGGCGTTCAACAGCTCGTACAAACCGGCCTACGCGATCCAGCTCGGCTTCACCTCCTCCCAGGCGCTCACCATCACGCTCCTGGGCACCTCGACCGGGCTGCTGTTCGTGCCGCTCTTCGCGGGGCTGTCCGACCGGTGGGGGCGCAAGCGCCTCGCCGTCGGCGGGATCGTCCTCATCCCGTTCACGGCGTGGGTGGCGTTCGAGGCGCTCGGGACCGGCTCGTTCGGTCTCGCGATCGTCGCCGCCGTCCTCCCCGCCGTGGCCCACAGCATGGCCTTCGGTCCCGTCGGCGCCTGGATCGCGGAGATGTTCCCGACCCGCTTCCGGTACGGCGGGGCGTCGATCGGCTTCCAGCTCGCCGCGACGCTCGGCGCCGGTTTCTTCCCCCTCATCGCCACCGGACTCTCGGCGGCGGCGGGCGGCCCCCCGCACTACGGTCTCGTGCTCACCTACCTCGTCATGGCCTCGGTGATCAGCCTGGTGGGCGTCAACCTCGCCCGGGAGACCGCGAGAGTGACCTTCGACGAGATCGACGCCACCGGAAAGGACACACCGTGA
- a CDS encoding LLM class flavin-dependent oxidoreductase, with protein sequence MTDPTSTNPIFGPNRLKMGVFGLNGKGTANTLVPEVHTPTWGKNLRAAQLADAAGLEAIVAYARWKGHEVGHPDHPSGVTLEPFTWAAGIAQATRHAAVFATSHAPTIHPIAAAKMAATVDIVSGGRFGLNVVAGWSRPELEMFGAPLKEHDERYAHLAEWLGIITRLWTEDVEFDHDGPFFQVAKAASRPRPVQRPRPAIMSAGSSSAGRAFALANADMCFISLTSSDPAAWRAQVESYKAAAREEYGRETQVWIMSTIVQRDTNAEAEAALKRIAVDNADEDSIRAWMQERAINSQALSRETRDVLHLRAAAGAGGSIFCGDADHVADQLQTISDVGIDGMLIGYVDFEDGLGRLSKDLLPVLEQRGLREPFVPGHG encoded by the coding sequence ATGACAGACCCGACCTCCACGAACCCGATCTTCGGGCCCAACCGGTTGAAGATGGGTGTCTTCGGGCTCAACGGGAAGGGGACGGCCAACACGCTCGTCCCCGAGGTCCACACCCCGACCTGGGGGAAGAACCTGCGCGCGGCCCAGCTCGCCGACGCCGCCGGCCTGGAGGCGATCGTCGCCTACGCACGCTGGAAGGGACACGAGGTCGGCCACCCCGACCATCCGTCGGGGGTGACCCTGGAGCCGTTCACCTGGGCGGCGGGAATCGCCCAGGCGACCCGGCACGCCGCGGTGTTCGCCACCTCGCACGCCCCCACGATCCACCCGATCGCGGCGGCCAAGATGGCGGCGACGGTGGACATCGTCTCCGGGGGCCGGTTCGGGCTGAACGTCGTCGCCGGGTGGAGCCGTCCCGAGCTCGAGATGTTCGGTGCGCCGCTCAAGGAGCACGACGAGCGCTACGCCCACCTCGCCGAGTGGCTCGGCATCATCACGCGGCTGTGGACCGAGGACGTCGAGTTCGACCACGACGGCCCGTTCTTCCAGGTCGCGAAGGCGGCCTCCCGCCCACGGCCGGTCCAGCGCCCACGCCCGGCGATCATGAGTGCGGGCAGCTCGTCCGCGGGCCGTGCGTTCGCGCTGGCCAACGCGGACATGTGCTTCATCAGCCTGACCTCGTCCGATCCGGCCGCCTGGCGGGCGCAGGTCGAGTCCTACAAGGCCGCCGCCCGCGAGGAGTACGGCCGCGAGACGCAGGTCTGGATCATGTCGACGATCGTCCAGCGGGACACGAACGCCGAGGCCGAGGCCGCGCTGAAGCGGATCGCCGTCGACAACGCCGACGAGGACTCGATCCGCGCCTGGATGCAGGAGCGCGCGATCAACTCCCAGGCGCTGTCCCGGGAGACCCGCGACGTGCTGCACCTGAGGGCCGCCGCCGGAGCGGGTGGCTCGATCTTCTGCGGCGACGCCGACCACGTCGCCGACCAGCTCCAGACGATCTCGGACGTGGGCATCGACGGCATGCTGATCGGCTACGTCGACTTCGAGGACGGCCTCGGCCGGCTGAGCAAGGACCTGCTCCCCGTCCTCGAACAGCGCGGCCTCCGCGAACCCTTCGTGCCCGGCCACGGCTGA
- a CDS encoding nitroreductase, producing the protein MSTAVSTAVDEAIIGRRAVRGFLPDPVPEELVRQLLATASRAPSGSNTQPWRVSVVTGGTLRELGADLVAEHDRGTAPRPDYDYYPGQWRSPYLDRRRECGWGLYSAVGVARGDRDAAHRQRARNYTFFGAPVGVFVTVERDMGRGSLLDAGMFVQNLMLAARGHGLDSCPQVAVASWPDIVRRRLLIPETEIVVCGVGIGWIDPDEPANSLRTSRVPVETFATFHR; encoded by the coding sequence GTGAGCACGGCCGTGAGCACCGCCGTCGACGAGGCGATCATCGGTCGGCGGGCGGTGCGGGGCTTCCTCCCGGACCCCGTCCCCGAGGAGCTCGTCCGGCAGCTGCTCGCGACCGCCTCCCGGGCACCCAGCGGCAGCAACACCCAGCCCTGGCGGGTCTCCGTCGTCACCGGCGGGACCCTGCGCGAGCTCGGTGCCGACCTGGTCGCCGAGCACGACCGCGGGACGGCACCCCGCCCGGACTACGACTACTACCCGGGGCAGTGGCGCAGCCCCTACCTCGACCGGCGACGGGAGTGCGGGTGGGGCCTCTACAGCGCCGTCGGCGTCGCCCGGGGCGACCGGGACGCGGCGCACCGGCAGCGCGCCCGCAACTACACGTTCTTCGGGGCCCCGGTCGGCGTGTTCGTCACCGTCGAGCGGGACATGGGCCGGGGCAGCCTGCTCGACGCCGGCATGTTCGTCCAGAACCTGATGCTCGCCGCGCGGGGCCACGGGCTCGACTCCTGCCCCCAGGTCGCCGTCGCGTCCTGGCCGGACATCGTGCGCCGCCGCCTCCTGATCCCCGAGACCGAGATCGTCGTGTGCGGCGTCGGGATCGGGTGGATCGACCCGGACGAGCCCGCCAACTCGCTGCGCACCTCGCGGGTCCCCGTCGAGACCTTCGCGACCTTCCACCGCTGA
- a CDS encoding CoA ester lyase encodes MTWRDVVSLFVPAHVARLREKAEALGVPLVLDLEDAVPAAEKETARHAAAELVGRLPGRCTVRINPVAVSRAFGVAAAADDLAAVVRPGLAGVVAPKIDDVETLHRVDDHLTGAERRAGVAEGSVPLGAVIETAKGVVDLPLVARAGAALARPFGLSFGAGDLTTDLGIDWGPDESVFDTPRALLPIASRAAGLGRPRDTVFADVADVAGLRASAARGKALGYGGKAAIHPAQIDVIREVYRPTARQLGWARDVVDAAARHASDGAGAFLLDGRMIDDPVVARARELLASTTEGHE; translated from the coding sequence ATGACGTGGCGCGACGTCGTATCCCTGTTCGTGCCCGCGCACGTCGCGCGGCTGCGGGAGAAGGCCGAGGCGCTCGGCGTCCCGCTCGTCCTCGACCTCGAGGACGCGGTGCCTGCCGCGGAGAAGGAGACCGCCCGGCACGCCGCCGCCGAGCTCGTCGGGCGGCTGCCGGGGCGCTGCACCGTACGGATCAACCCCGTCGCCGTCTCGCGGGCCTTCGGTGTCGCCGCCGCCGCGGACGACCTCGCCGCGGTGGTGCGGCCCGGTCTCGCGGGCGTCGTCGCCCCGAAGATCGACGACGTGGAGACGCTGCACCGCGTCGACGACCACCTCACGGGCGCGGAACGGCGGGCCGGTGTCGCGGAGGGGTCCGTCCCGCTCGGTGCCGTGATCGAGACCGCGAAGGGAGTCGTGGATCTCCCGCTCGTCGCACGCGCCGGGGCAGCACTCGCCCGCCCCTTCGGGCTCTCCTTCGGGGCCGGCGACCTGACCACGGACCTCGGCATCGACTGGGGGCCCGACGAGTCGGTGTTCGACACGCCGCGTGCGTTGCTCCCCATCGCGTCCCGGGCCGCGGGGCTCGGCAGGCCGCGCGACACCGTCTTCGCCGACGTCGCCGACGTCGCGGGCCTGCGGGCCAGCGCGGCGCGGGGCAAGGCTCTCGGCTACGGGGGCAAGGCCGCGATCCACCCGGCCCAGATCGACGTGATCCGCGAGGTCTACCGCCCGACCGCCCGCCAGCTGGGCTGGGCACGGGACGTGGTGGACGCGGCAGCCCGGCACGCCTCCGACGGGGCCGGTGCCTTCCTGCTCGACGGACGCATGATCGACGACCCGGTCGTGGCGCGTGCCCGCGAACTACTCGCCTCGACGACGGAAGGACACGAGTGA
- a CDS encoding amidohydrolase, which produces MDSFRSSRLPFSPYVATDNHHLIGEESSVRIIDAHHHLWDLGTLHYPWLTDDIQPKSYGDYSAIRRNYLVEDFLADVDSAGVTKSVHLAAGTEPFAETAWLEETANDTARSRGFPHAIVAGADLTVDDVEEGIERQAALSGRMRGVRQILSKAVTAGHADPSQDPAWHTGVGLLAKHDFSLDLQVHPTQLDIAVSVARDHPELLVVMDHCALVDQRDAETFPMWRRGVAELAGLPNVRMKISAFMLYDLDFTAESIRPVVHELLDLFGTDRAFFASNFPVDRLACSYADLWSRYTASIADLTDDERDQVLYRTAAATYRIPE; this is translated from the coding sequence TTGGACTCCTTCCGTTCGTCGCGATTACCGTTCTCCCCGTACGTCGCGACAGACAATCATCACCTCATCGGGGAGGAATCGTCCGTGCGAATCATCGATGCCCACCACCACCTGTGGGACCTGGGCACGCTGCACTATCCGTGGCTGACGGACGACATCCAGCCGAAGTCGTACGGCGACTACTCCGCGATCCGCCGCAACTATCTCGTCGAGGACTTCCTCGCCGACGTCGACAGCGCCGGCGTCACGAAGTCCGTGCACCTCGCGGCGGGCACCGAACCGTTCGCGGAGACCGCCTGGCTGGAGGAGACCGCGAACGACACCGCCCGGTCGCGCGGCTTCCCGCACGCGATCGTCGCGGGTGCCGACCTCACGGTGGACGACGTCGAGGAGGGGATCGAGCGCCAGGCGGCACTCAGCGGCCGGATGCGTGGGGTCCGCCAGATCCTGAGCAAGGCCGTCACGGCGGGACATGCCGACCCCTCCCAGGACCCGGCGTGGCACACCGGCGTCGGCCTGCTGGCGAAGCACGACTTCTCGCTCGACCTGCAGGTCCACCCGACACAGCTGGACATCGCCGTGTCCGTCGCCCGCGACCATCCCGAGCTGCTGGTGGTCATGGACCACTGTGCGCTGGTCGACCAGCGGGACGCGGAGACCTTCCCGATGTGGCGGCGCGGCGTCGCCGAGCTCGCCGGGCTGCCGAACGTGCGCATGAAGATCTCCGCATTCATGCTGTACGACCTCGATTTCACCGCGGAGTCGATCCGTCCGGTCGTGCACGAACTCCTCGATCTGTTCGGAACGGATCGCGCATTCTTCGCCAGCAATTTCCCGGTGGATCGGCTCGCCTGTTCCTACGCCGATCTGTGGTCGCGCTACACGGCCTCGATCGCGGATCTCACCGACGACGAGCGCGACCAGGTCCTCTACCGCACGGCCGCCGCGACGTACCGGATCCCGGAATGA
- a CDS encoding LysR family transcriptional regulator encodes MDGHRRQALEHFKLAEIEAFVAVAELGSFTAAAKRLHLTQPATTSRIQRLEAAVRTQLLTRNTRRVELTAAGERLLAGVDPLLDQLDRFLGGFVQDGEEPAGSVMLASTPHLATSFLHPALQTFHARYPAVEVVVSDLEYDDVLAAVDDGEADLALLTARAAGRPGAIELGSDRAGERRGGARGPRRP; translated from the coding sequence GTGGACGGACATCGCAGGCAGGCGCTCGAGCACTTCAAGCTCGCGGAGATCGAGGCCTTCGTCGCCGTGGCCGAGCTCGGCAGCTTCACCGCCGCCGCCAAGCGGCTGCATCTCACCCAGCCGGCCACGACGAGCCGCATCCAGCGCCTCGAGGCGGCCGTGCGGACCCAGCTGCTCACGCGGAACACCCGCCGCGTCGAGCTGACCGCCGCGGGGGAGCGGTTGCTCGCCGGGGTGGATCCCCTGCTCGACCAGCTGGACCGCTTCCTCGGCGGGTTCGTCCAGGACGGCGAGGAGCCGGCGGGCTCGGTGATGCTGGCCTCGACCCCCCACCTGGCGACCTCGTTCCTGCACCCTGCGCTGCAGACCTTCCACGCGCGGTACCCGGCCGTCGAGGTCGTCGTCTCGGACCTCGAGTACGACGACGTGCTCGCCGCGGTCGACGACGGTGAGGCCGACCTGGCGCTCCTGACGGCACGGGCCGCCGGACGGCCGGGAGCGATCGAGCTGGGGAGCGATCGAGCTGGGGAGCGACGAGGTGGTGCTCGTGGTCCCCGTCGCCCATGA
- a CDS encoding ArsI/CadI family heavy metal resistance metalloenzyme: MSRVQLALRVADLEGSIAFYRSLFGIEPAKRRRGYANFAVTDPPLKLVLIEGDAGEPTAMDHLGVEVGTTEEVDRATGRLSALGLFTRTEEDTTCCYALQDKVWVHGPGAEPWEVYTVKADAPEATSVHPAGTPGGAAGRCECGRTASGAGSAGTCCTTAAHQGDPAG; the protein is encoded by the coding sequence ATGTCACGGGTCCAGCTCGCACTGCGCGTCGCCGACCTCGAGGGCTCGATCGCCTTCTACCGGTCCCTGTTCGGGATCGAGCCCGCCAAGCGGCGCCGCGGCTACGCGAACTTCGCCGTCACCGACCCCCCGCTGAAGCTCGTCCTGATCGAGGGCGACGCCGGCGAGCCCACCGCCATGGACCACCTCGGCGTTGAGGTCGGGACCACCGAGGAGGTCGACCGGGCCACCGGACGGCTGTCGGCACTCGGCCTGTTCACCCGGACCGAGGAGGACACCACCTGCTGCTATGCCCTGCAGGACAAGGTGTGGGTACACGGGCCGGGCGCCGAACCGTGGGAGGTCTACACCGTCAAGGCCGACGCCCCCGAGGCCACCTCCGTGCACCCGGCCGGCACACCGGGAGGGGCGGCGGGACGCTGCGAGTGCGGACGGACCGCCAGCGGGGCGGGATCCGCCGGCACCTGTTGCACCACAGCGGCACACCAGGGGGACCCGGCCGGCTGA
- a CDS encoding helix-turn-helix transcriptional regulator, translated as MSKHVRTSDVVGCCSPLVAEPLSADRSAELARVFKAMGDPVRLRLLSLIASHAGGEACVCDLTDVFDLAGATISHHLKVLREAGLISGERRGTWVYYRVHPDVLGRLSAVLLPTRSAEDAAVAP; from the coding sequence ATGTCGAAACACGTGCGGACGAGCGACGTGGTCGGGTGCTGCTCGCCGCTGGTGGCCGAGCCGCTGTCCGCCGACCGGTCGGCCGAGCTGGCCCGGGTGTTCAAGGCGATGGGCGACCCGGTGCGGCTCCGCCTGCTCTCGCTGATCGCCTCGCACGCCGGCGGTGAGGCGTGCGTGTGCGACCTGACGGACGTGTTCGACCTGGCCGGGGCCACCATCTCGCACCACCTGAAGGTCCTCCGCGAGGCGGGCCTGATCTCGGGGGAGCGGCGGGGGACCTGGGTCTACTACCGCGTCCACCCGGACGTGCTCGGCCGGCTGTCCGCCGTCCTGCTCCCCACCCGTTCCGCGGAGGACGCGGCGGTGGCGCCGTGA
- the arsB gene encoding ACR3 family arsenite efflux transporter, producing the protein MSTLDRMLPVWILVAMAAGLLAGRLVPGLGPALDAVTVSGVSLPIALGLLVMMYPVLAKVRYDRMDSVVGDRRLIVASLVLNWVAGPALMFALAWLLLPDLPEYRTGLIVVGLARCIAMVVIWNDLACGDREAAAVLVALNSVFQVIAFAALGWFYLDLLPGWLGLPVTDLDVSPWQIAGSVLVFLGVPLVAGYLSRRVGESTRGRDWYESRFLPRVGPLALYGLLFTIVVLFALQGEAITSRPLDVARIAVPLLAYFAIMWAGSFALGKAIGLGYARTTTLAFTAAGNNFELAIAVAVATFGVTSGQALAGVVGPLIEVPVLVALVSVSIAARRRWKGPA; encoded by the coding sequence ATGTCCACCCTGGACCGGATGCTCCCGGTCTGGATCCTGGTGGCGATGGCCGCCGGGCTGCTGGCCGGGCGCCTGGTCCCCGGGCTGGGGCCCGCGCTGGACGCGGTGACGGTCTCGGGGGTCTCCCTGCCGATCGCGCTCGGGCTGCTCGTGATGATGTACCCGGTGCTGGCGAAGGTCCGCTACGACCGCATGGACTCGGTCGTGGGGGACCGGCGGCTGATCGTCGCGTCGCTGGTGCTGAACTGGGTGGCCGGTCCGGCGCTGATGTTCGCGCTCGCGTGGCTGCTGCTGCCGGACCTGCCCGAGTACCGGACCGGCCTGATCGTCGTCGGGCTGGCCCGCTGCATCGCCATGGTCGTCATCTGGAACGACCTGGCCTGCGGGGACCGGGAGGCCGCGGCCGTGCTGGTGGCGCTCAACTCGGTGTTCCAGGTGATCGCGTTCGCCGCGCTGGGCTGGTTCTACCTCGACCTGCTGCCCGGATGGCTGGGGCTCCCCGTCACCGACCTGGACGTCTCGCCGTGGCAGATCGCCGGGTCGGTGCTGGTGTTCCTCGGCGTGCCGCTGGTGGCCGGCTACCTGTCCCGGCGCGTGGGCGAGAGCACCCGCGGGCGCGACTGGTACGAGTCACGGTTCCTGCCCCGCGTCGGCCCGCTCGCGCTGTACGGGCTGCTGTTCACCATCGTGGTCCTCTTCGCGCTCCAGGGGGAGGCGATCACCTCGCGGCCGCTCGACGTCGCGCGGATCGCGGTGCCGCTGCTGGCCTACTTCGCGATCATGTGGGCCGGTTCCTTCGCGCTCGGGAAGGCGATCGGGCTCGGCTACGCCCGGACCACGACGCTCGCCTTCACCGCGGCCGGCAACAACTTCGAGCTGGCCATCGCCGTCGCCGTCGCCACGTTCGGTGTCACCTCCGGCCAGGCACTGGCCGGGGTCGTCGGACCGCTGATCGAGGTCCCGGTCCTGGTCGCACTGGTCTCCGTCTCGATCGCCGCACGCCGACGCTGGAAGGGTCCCGCATGA